One genomic window of Chitinophagaceae bacterium includes the following:
- a CDS encoding amidohydrolase, whose translation MKLSYLLTASIVLLASIHSIGQNKKLPANKAAVLASVDKHQKELTDISDKIWGYAEVAYHETQSSKALADYAEAQGFVVQRGVAGIPTAFTATYGSGNPIIGIMGEYDALPGLSQKSQPTKEVLLEGAAGHGCGHNMFGPGSLGAALAIKELMAAGKLKGTIRFYGTPAEEDGAGKVYMARAGLFNDLDICLDWHPDYENKANMQSSQAVTDWTVEFTGKSSHAAADPWNGRSALDGAELFTTGVNFYREHVKPSARMHYVYKEAGNVPNVIPDKASVWIWMRDSKRSGVAVLEDRVREIAKGAALMAGVQYNIKLNSGLYELLVNETGAKALQKNMELVGPITYTAEETAFAKKIQEEYGLPAKGMKGDIKPLEQTRPDPDGGSTDVGDISWIVPEITLLGVTAPFESPWHSWVVVACGGMSIGHKGLLFASKSLGLTMVDLFENETLRNEIKAEFLKRKGSEVWKPLLPEGPPPIEN comes from the coding sequence ATGAAACTCAGCTATTTACTTACAGCATCAATCGTTTTGCTCGCTTCCATTCATAGCATCGGACAAAACAAAAAACTTCCCGCCAACAAAGCGGCTGTGCTTGCATCAGTTGATAAGCATCAAAAAGAGCTTACTGATATCAGTGATAAAATCTGGGGCTATGCGGAAGTTGCTTATCATGAAACACAATCATCGAAAGCACTCGCTGATTATGCGGAAGCGCAGGGCTTCGTGGTACAGCGTGGTGTGGCAGGAATTCCGACAGCATTTACTGCTACTTACGGCTCCGGAAACCCCATCATCGGAATCATGGGAGAATATGATGCATTGCCGGGACTTTCACAAAAATCACAACCAACGAAAGAAGTGTTGCTGGAAGGTGCAGCAGGTCATGGTTGTGGCCACAACATGTTTGGTCCCGGAAGTTTAGGCGCCGCACTCGCCATCAAAGAATTGATGGCGGCGGGAAAACTGAAAGGCACCATTCGGTTTTACGGAACTCCTGCAGAAGAAGATGGCGCAGGAAAAGTTTATATGGCGCGCGCCGGGTTATTCAATGATCTTGATATCTGTCTTGACTGGCATCCTGATTATGAAAATAAAGCCAACATGCAAAGTTCACAGGCTGTTACGGACTGGACTGTTGAGTTCACAGGAAAAAGTTCGCATGCCGCTGCCGATCCATGGAATGGAAGAAGTGCATTGGATGGCGCAGAATTATTTACAACCGGCGTGAATTTTTATCGCGAACATGTGAAGCCAAGTGCGCGCATGCACTACGTTTATAAAGAAGCCGGTAACGTTCCGAATGTGATTCCTGATAAGGCATCTGTATGGATCTGGATGCGTGATTCAAAACGAAGTGGTGTAGCAGTGCTGGAAGATCGCGTGCGCGAAATTGCAAAAGGCGCAGCGTTGATGGCAGGTGTGCAATACAACATCAAACTCAATAGCGGTTTGTATGAATTGCTTGTGAATGAAACGGGTGCTAAAGCATTGCAGAAAAACATGGAGTTAGTTGGCCCTATCACTTATACAGCCGAAGAAACTGCATTCGCGAAAAAAATTCAGGAGGAATATGGATTGCCTGCTAAAGGAATGAAAGGTGATATTAAACCATTGGAACAAACACGTCCTGATCCGGATGGTGGCTCTACAGATGTAGGTGATATCAGTTGGATCGTTCCTGAAATAACATTGCTTGGCGTAACAGCTCCGTTCGAATCTCCCTGGCATTCTTGGGTAGTGGTGGCTTGTGGTGGAATGTCTATCGGACACAAAGGACTTCTGTTCGCTTCCAAATCACTTGGACTAACTATGGTGGATTTATTCGAAAATGAAACGCTGCGGAATGAAATCAAAGCAGAGTTTCTGAAAAGAAAAGGCAGTGAAGTGTGGAAGCCGTTGTTGCCTGAAGGACCACCGCCCATTGAGAATTAG